A window from Planococcus maritimus encodes these proteins:
- a CDS encoding sodium:solute symporter family transporter: MGDETSWLLPFIIVMLVGYFALTTWLGKKGKAHSGSMKGFAIAKGKVNPAVVGMSFGASYASANLFLGVPGWAYTYGLSTLWYTIGCFGVTWLGLLLFTKTFWRYGQKNGGSLTIPEWLGNRYNSQVLRVLVALLVLFNIYYIVGQNVGLATMFETVIGIPYLWGIGIGVLITVVYVSLGGAFAQIVSDGIQGATMAVVSLLLFISLLWTIGGGWNVFGTLQSELRAIDPVLVAPLSTGGPFYSGFAILSIQWLLFSFVLLPHLMNKVLTVEKEEDLRTFTLSAGVSLFTLSIFSVFAGLAARVILPGLASADSAIPAYIMEAFPVVIVALLVMGVISAILSTTDSLYLGITNSIGNDLFKVLAVPVLYKNKNLTEQELDAKVLTASKISLVFIGIASLYMSISRPESLALLTSFGTSAIISGIIAPISLGYFWKHANKSGAIASVVSGAGCYMVLTGTGMIAHVFQAMFFSSILGFTSMIMVSLLAESLKKREKTSQETVRGW; the protein is encoded by the coding sequence ATGGGAGATGAAACGTCGTGGCTATTGCCATTCATAATCGTTATGCTTGTCGGCTATTTTGCGTTAACCACATGGCTCGGCAAAAAAGGCAAAGCCCATAGCGGATCGATGAAAGGCTTTGCAATCGCCAAAGGCAAAGTCAATCCGGCAGTTGTCGGCATGAGTTTCGGCGCGTCTTACGCCAGTGCGAATTTGTTTCTGGGCGTTCCCGGATGGGCGTATACATACGGCTTGTCGACTTTGTGGTATACAATCGGCTGCTTCGGGGTGACATGGCTCGGCCTATTGCTGTTCACGAAAACCTTCTGGCGCTACGGACAGAAAAATGGCGGCAGTTTGACGATTCCCGAGTGGCTTGGCAATCGATACAATAGCCAAGTTTTGCGCGTGCTCGTCGCTTTATTGGTATTGTTCAATATCTACTACATCGTCGGGCAAAATGTCGGACTCGCGACGATGTTTGAAACGGTGATCGGTATTCCTTATTTATGGGGCATTGGGATTGGTGTCCTCATCACCGTCGTTTACGTCAGCCTCGGCGGAGCGTTTGCGCAGATCGTCAGCGATGGCATCCAAGGAGCGACGATGGCAGTCGTCTCGCTATTGTTATTCATCTCGCTGTTATGGACGATCGGCGGCGGGTGGAATGTCTTCGGGACCTTGCAATCAGAGCTGCGCGCGATCGACCCGGTACTCGTTGCGCCATTGTCGACAGGCGGGCCGTTCTATAGCGGCTTTGCCATCTTGAGCATACAATGGTTATTGTTTTCATTCGTGCTATTGCCGCATTTGATGAATAAAGTGCTGACGGTTGAAAAAGAAGAAGACTTGCGGACCTTCACCTTATCCGCCGGTGTTTCTTTGTTCACCTTATCCATTTTCTCAGTGTTCGCAGGGCTTGCCGCACGCGTCATCTTGCCGGGGCTTGCGTCAGCTGATAGCGCCATTCCGGCATATATCATGGAAGCATTTCCTGTCGTCATCGTCGCGCTCCTCGTCATGGGGGTGATTTCCGCGATCTTATCGACGACTGACAGCCTGTACCTCGGCATCACCAATAGCATCGGCAACGATTTGTTCAAAGTGCTGGCCGTGCCGGTGCTCTACAAAAACAAGAATTTGACGGAGCAGGAGCTCGACGCCAAAGTGCTAACAGCGTCAAAGATCTCGCTGGTTTTCATCGGCATCGCGTCGCTTTACATGTCGATCAGCCGTCCGGAATCGTTGGCCTTGCTGACGAGTTTCGGGACATCGGCCATCATCAGTGGCATCATCGCCCCGATCAGTCTCGGCTATTTTTGGAAGCACGCCAATAAATCGGGCGCCATCGCATCCGTCGTCAGCGGAGCCGGCTGCTATATGGTCCTGACCGGCACCGGCATGATCGCACACGTTTTCCAGGCCATGTTCTTCAGTTCGATTCTCGGCTTCACATCGATGATCATGGTGAGCCTGCTCGCTGAAAGCTTGAAGAAGCGCGAAAAAACTTCTCAGGAAACGGTTCGTGGATGGTAA
- a CDS encoding bifunctional homocysteine S-methyltransferase/methylenetetrahydrofolate reductase produces the protein MMLLDELNKRMLTADGAMGTLLYSYGIEYCNEELNIQRPEVIEKIHRDYIAAGADIIQTNTYGANAHKLARYGLEDQVESINKAAMAIARKAAKDSGQFVLGTIGGIRGIRKSDATLDEIVAMVDQQAQHLLSGDPDGLLLETYYDFEELAATVTHLKKLTDAPLIAQLSMHEPGILQNGMNLNEGLKRLDALGAEIVGVNCRLGPHHTIQAFEGVELPEKAFLSAYPNASLLDIEDGRIVYESEADYFGRAALLLREEGVRLIGGCCGTTPKHIEAVKKRIGHLQPITEKKVEEKKPIVIREAEALKDKPLHEKAKTERTIIVELDTPRHLEIDKFLEGSKALDAEGIDAITMADNSLASPRISNMAMGSILKHQQDVRPLAHITCRDRNLIGLQSHLMGLDALGIHDILAVTGDPTKVGDFPGATSVYDVSSLELIQLIKKLNEGISFSGKPLRKKANFSVAAAFNPNVRVVERAVARLEKKIEAGADYFISQPVYTKEKIIEIHEATKHLETPIFLGVMPLTSIRSADFLHNEVPGIKLSEEALDRMRACGDDKEQATAEGIQIAKELIDTAAQLFHGIYLITPFVRYDMTVELIRYIRQLDLEKASDRAYA, from the coding sequence ATCATGTTATTAGATGAATTGAACAAACGGATGCTGACGGCGGATGGAGCCATGGGGACATTGCTGTACTCGTACGGCATCGAATATTGCAACGAGGAACTGAATATCCAGCGCCCCGAAGTGATCGAGAAAATTCATCGTGATTACATCGCGGCGGGAGCGGACATTATCCAAACGAACACATACGGGGCAAATGCCCACAAACTGGCTCGCTACGGGCTAGAAGATCAGGTAGAGTCGATCAATAAAGCAGCGATGGCCATCGCCCGTAAAGCCGCAAAAGATAGCGGGCAGTTTGTGCTCGGCACGATCGGCGGCATTCGCGGCATTCGTAAAAGCGATGCGACATTGGACGAAATCGTCGCCATGGTTGACCAGCAAGCGCAGCACCTGTTATCCGGCGATCCGGACGGTTTATTGCTCGAGACGTATTATGATTTCGAGGAACTCGCAGCGACCGTTACTCATTTAAAAAAATTGACCGACGCGCCGCTCATTGCCCAGTTGTCAATGCATGAACCGGGCATTTTGCAAAATGGCATGAATTTGAACGAAGGCTTGAAACGTCTTGACGCACTCGGTGCAGAAATCGTCGGCGTCAACTGCCGTCTTGGCCCGCACCATACAATCCAGGCGTTCGAAGGCGTCGAACTGCCGGAAAAAGCGTTTTTATCGGCTTATCCGAACGCCTCACTCCTCGATATCGAAGACGGGCGCATTGTCTATGAATCAGAAGCCGATTATTTTGGCCGTGCAGCGCTGCTGTTGCGCGAAGAAGGCGTGCGCCTTATCGGTGGCTGTTGCGGCACGACGCCGAAACATATCGAAGCGGTCAAAAAACGCATCGGTCACTTGCAGCCGATCACTGAAAAGAAAGTCGAAGAGAAAAAGCCGATTGTCATTCGCGAAGCAGAAGCCTTGAAAGACAAGCCTTTGCACGAAAAAGCAAAAACCGAGCGGACGATCATCGTCGAGCTGGATACACCGCGCCATTTGGAAATCGATAAATTTCTCGAGGGGTCTAAAGCATTGGACGCGGAAGGCATCGATGCTATCACGATGGCCGATAATTCACTCGCGTCGCCGCGTATCAGCAATATGGCGATGGGCTCGATCCTCAAGCACCAGCAAGATGTCAGACCTCTTGCGCATATTACGTGCCGCGACCGCAATTTGATCGGCCTGCAATCGCATTTAATGGGGCTCGACGCACTAGGTATCCACGATATACTCGCCGTCACGGGCGACCCAACAAAAGTCGGCGATTTCCCGGGCGCGACGAGCGTTTATGATGTATCGAGCCTGGAATTGATCCAACTCATCAAAAAGCTCAACGAAGGCATTTCGTTTTCTGGCAAGCCGCTGCGGAAAAAGGCGAATTTCTCGGTTGCCGCGGCATTCAACCCGAATGTCCGTGTCGTCGAGCGTGCAGTCGCGAGACTTGAGAAGAAAATCGAAGCTGGCGCGGATTATTTCATTTCGCAGCCTGTTTATACGAAAGAGAAAATCATCGAAATCCATGAGGCGACAAAGCATCTCGAGACACCGATTTTCCTCGGGGTTATGCCGCTGACGAGCATACGCAGCGCCGATTTTCTACACAATGAAGTGCCGGGTATCAAATTGTCGGAAGAGGCACTGGATCGCATGAGGGCTTGCGGCGATGATAAAGAACAAGCGACGGCGGAAGGCATTCAGATTGCGAAAGAATTGATCGATACAGCAGCCCAATTGTTCCACGGCATTTATTTGATCACGCCATTTGTGCGTTATGACATGACGGTGGAATTGATCCGCTATATCCGACAACTAGATTTAGAGAAAGCGAGCGATCGTGCCTATGCCTAA
- a CDS encoding DUF6920 family protein: MKRIWPILALTSLGAYGAYRKYKDMTRLIKPTWPEVRHAGEVEEARTAHLPKPIAKWLETIGAVGREQVMGVYVKQVGWMKTKPDQEEWTESTAEQYSFVEPPSFYWKARMKIDGLFVTGSDSFRDGRAGMRIRFAGLVPINRAIPDGKRDESALQRFLMEMVWLPGLAFSPYVRFFNSSERSVEAEMSYNGSTANVTFEFDESGRMKRARAMRYKDIGEEAKRLPCIAEVHEWQIIDGIEMPRRVDITWIIDGKPFTWYKFTVEQAAFNPRVPDAW; encoded by the coding sequence ATGAAACGCATATGGCCGATTTTAGCATTGACATCACTCGGAGCATACGGGGCTTATCGAAAGTACAAAGACATGACGCGGCTTATCAAGCCGACATGGCCGGAAGTCCGGCATGCCGGCGAAGTGGAAGAGGCGAGGACGGCGCATCTGCCAAAACCGATCGCCAAATGGCTGGAGACGATCGGCGCAGTCGGCCGTGAGCAGGTGATGGGCGTTTATGTAAAGCAAGTGGGCTGGATGAAGACCAAACCTGACCAGGAAGAATGGACCGAATCGACTGCTGAGCAATATAGCTTTGTCGAACCGCCATCGTTTTATTGGAAAGCGCGCATGAAAATCGATGGCCTATTCGTTACCGGATCCGATAGTTTCCGTGACGGCCGTGCAGGCATGCGCATCCGCTTTGCGGGGCTGGTGCCGATCAACCGGGCGATTCCGGACGGCAAGCGTGATGAATCGGCACTTCAGCGCTTTTTAATGGAGATGGTCTGGCTGCCAGGACTGGCTTTTAGCCCGTACGTGCGTTTTTTCAATAGCAGTGAACGATCCGTGGAAGCCGAGATGAGCTATAACGGGTCGACCGCCAATGTCACCTTCGAGTTTGATGAATCTGGGCGCATGAAACGAGCGCGGGCGATGCGCTATAAAGATATTGGTGAAGAGGCCAAGCGCTTGCCATGCATCGCCGAAGTGCACGAATGGCAAATAATCGACGGCATCGAAATGCCAAGACGCGTCGATATTACATGGATCATCGATGGCAAACCCTTCACTTGGTATAAATTTACCGTCGAGCAAGCCGCCTTCAACCCGCGGGTGCCGGATGCCTGGTAA
- a CDS encoding toxin regulator has protein sequence MEKVMSFIKMRWRYILVALIALLIGGSVGPSQSEVDASTESNENLQTQIQELESTNETSEKKIEELETKVKEAEPFFALEEAERKEKEAELKKKEEEVKAKEEAEKAAAKAKEEAEAKEKEEAEAKAAAQAKAEAEEQERIGYETGITYDQLARTPDDYVFEKVKFRGKVIQVMEGDGVTQLRIAVNDNYDTVIYGEFDASIVDSRVLEDDMITIRGLSTGLLTYESTMGGSISIPGISIEKIDQ, from the coding sequence ATGGAGAAAGTAATGAGTTTTATAAAGATGAGATGGAGATATATTTTGGTAGCGTTGATAGCATTATTAATTGGTGGAAGCGTTGGGCCTTCTCAATCAGAAGTAGATGCTTCTACAGAAAGTAATGAGAATTTGCAGACGCAAATACAAGAACTTGAATCGACCAATGAAACTTCAGAAAAGAAAATTGAAGAGTTAGAAACAAAAGTCAAAGAGGCCGAACCATTCTTCGCCTTAGAAGAAGCGGAGCGAAAAGAGAAGGAAGCGGAGTTAAAGAAAAAAGAAGAAGAAGTAAAAGCGAAGGAAGAAGCAGAAAAAGCAGCGGCGAAGGCTAAAGAAGAAGCTGAGGCAAAAGAAAAGGAAGAAGCCGAAGCAAAAGCAGCAGCTCAGGCAAAAGCTGAGGCGGAAGAGCAAGAAAGAATTGGTTATGAGACGGGAATTACCTACGATCAATTAGCAAGAACACCGGATGACTATGTGTTTGAGAAAGTGAAGTTCCGCGGCAAAGTTATTCAAGTGATGGAAGGCGACGGGGTTACACAACTCAGAATCGCTGTTAACGATAATTATGATACGGTAATATACGGTGAATTTGATGCTTCTATTGTAGATTCACGTGTTTTAGAAGATGATATGATTACGATAAGAGGTTTATCTACAGGCTTATTGACTTATGAGTCCACAATGGGTGGCTCTATCTCTATCCCTGGTATTTCAATAGAAAAAATCGATCAATAA
- a CDS encoding copper resistance D family protein — protein sequence MNWLIASSDFFLYVVLAFLAGDAVLRFIPSEKKPLIEVPKKWLVLALASVPLLLAPPVIQLILLLGDSFGLIQAVIDVITQFRTGQSYVFGVLMAVAWLIVVWRDGSAGLRTFWLVLSVLNVAYASHAASIADWQGFTAHALHFLALVLWAGVLIHIAWFMKDGRDWRAFLKWFTPFAVAMMVILIGSGIWLMLFFVAPEDYASSWILPYGQLLLLKHLSIVPLLFAAFINAALSRSDAPNRSWLKVESWLLLLVLLITAFMSKLAPPHNINETFRLEGSAPFVEWFAGPQYLPVQAVWTPNIDGFLMMAIGVIFLGLQWLGYRKQLPEWLSFVFSLGFVAAMYSGFMFSFLF from the coding sequence ATGAATTGGCTGATCGCGTCATCGGATTTTTTCCTTTACGTGGTACTGGCCTTTCTCGCAGGAGACGCTGTCTTGCGGTTTATTCCATCGGAAAAAAAGCCGCTTATTGAAGTTCCGAAAAAATGGCTGGTGCTGGCGCTTGCGTCGGTTCCGCTATTGCTTGCGCCTCCTGTCATCCAGCTCATTTTATTGCTTGGGGATAGCTTTGGCCTGATACAAGCCGTGATCGATGTCATCACGCAATTTCGCACCGGCCAAAGCTATGTATTCGGCGTCTTGATGGCGGTGGCGTGGCTGATTGTCGTGTGGCGAGACGGGTCGGCAGGCTTACGGACTTTTTGGCTAGTGCTCAGTGTGCTCAATGTAGCGTATGCAAGCCATGCGGCATCGATTGCGGATTGGCAAGGATTTACGGCGCACGCGCTTCATTTCCTGGCGCTTGTATTATGGGCCGGCGTCTTGATCCACATCGCCTGGTTTATGAAAGACGGGCGCGATTGGCGTGCGTTTCTTAAATGGTTCACGCCGTTTGCGGTGGCCATGATGGTCATTTTGATTGGCAGCGGAATTTGGCTCATGCTGTTTTTCGTGGCGCCGGAAGATTATGCGAGCTCGTGGATCTTGCCTTATGGACAGCTATTGCTGCTGAAACATTTGAGCATCGTTCCGCTCCTGTTCGCCGCGTTCATCAATGCCGCCTTATCGAGAAGCGATGCGCCGAACCGCTCCTGGCTCAAGGTGGAGAGCTGGCTCTTGCTATTGGTGTTATTAATCACTGCTTTCATGAGCAAGCTCGCCCCGCCGCATAATATCAACGAAACGTTCCGGCTAGAAGGCAGCGCGCCGTTTGTCGAATGGTTCGCTGGGCCGCAGTATTTGCCGGTGCAGGCAGTGTGGACGCCGAACATCGACGGCTTTTTGATGATGGCGATCGGCGTGATTTTCCTCGGCTTGCAATGGCTTGGGTATCGCAAGCAATTGCCCGAATGGCTGTCGTTCGTGTTCAGCCTTGGGTTTGTAGCGGCGATGTACAGCGGATTTATGTTCAGTTTCTTATTTTAA
- a CDS encoding acyltransferase family protein: MADLRVPEKRFRPELEGVRAVAALLVAVYHIWIGSVSGGVDVFFIVSGYLITTSLLSRMVREGRINYLENLLGLAKRLFPLAFTVLAVSAALSIFLLPLSTWRQTIAELFSSMFYFQNWQLANNAVDYLAQNNTASPFQHFWALSIQGQFYVTWPIVITLVYLLATKILKTPVRKTLLAVLSVIFLASLSYSVYITAVNQPWAYFDTFARAWEFSLGGMLALMLPYLKFPDRAHLIMGWVGLAIIAFTGMVLPVSTVFPGFAALLPTGGVILVIIASENGQAFGVQKLLGSKPFQYFGSISYGFYLWHWPLLVFYYAYFNTDTVTTPAGLTILGITFILSVLTIRLVEKPVREMPIKHSKKRLSKVLVALMTPAILIGLSWGVFVQASSSNDEPVTIEDNPGARAVLENIQPAEDAELQPDFLSAKEDLPTFYSNKDCFLTGSVSSTLKECSFGVTENPEHVVALVGGSHSGHWFPALEAVAEELNMRIDVYNKDACRFSSGDFDGQLDDACMTWNDNLQERLMAEPPDLIFTTATVNSGDTVPKGYINKWKEFEGVAEIFAVRDNPRMKTDPTICLDGSSVEECSVERSKGLADVVPWENTEGIPDNVTFADMSEYFCTDDTCPPVVGNVLVYRDKHHLTTLYSQTMGPALKEHLEPALENLN, encoded by the coding sequence ATGGCAGATTTACGGGTGCCTGAAAAGCGCTTCCGGCCTGAGCTGGAAGGCGTCCGCGCAGTCGCGGCGCTTTTGGTGGCAGTTTATCACATTTGGATTGGGTCGGTTTCCGGCGGAGTCGATGTCTTTTTCATCGTCTCGGGATATTTGATTACAACGTCTCTATTGTCACGGATGGTGCGCGAAGGCCGCATCAATTATTTGGAAAATCTATTAGGCTTGGCGAAACGATTGTTTCCACTGGCTTTTACGGTACTTGCCGTCAGTGCGGCGCTGTCGATTTTCTTATTGCCGCTTAGCACATGGCGCCAGACAATCGCCGAATTGTTTTCGTCGATGTTTTACTTCCAAAACTGGCAGTTGGCCAATAACGCGGTCGATTATTTGGCACAAAACAACACGGCAAGCCCGTTCCAGCATTTCTGGGCCTTGTCGATTCAAGGACAGTTTTATGTCACGTGGCCAATCGTCATTACACTCGTTTATCTGTTAGCGACGAAAATCCTGAAGACGCCGGTGCGCAAAACTTTGCTCGCCGTGCTATCGGTGATTTTCCTTGCTTCACTCAGCTATTCGGTTTATATCACGGCGGTCAATCAGCCGTGGGCGTATTTCGATACCTTTGCACGGGCTTGGGAATTCTCGCTCGGCGGGATGCTTGCGCTCATGCTTCCATATTTGAAATTCCCAGATCGGGCCCATCTCATCATGGGTTGGGTTGGGCTTGCGATCATCGCCTTCACGGGCATGGTGTTGCCAGTCTCGACTGTCTTCCCGGGATTTGCGGCATTGTTGCCGACGGGCGGAGTGATCTTGGTCATTATCGCCAGTGAAAACGGCCAGGCGTTCGGCGTGCAGAAATTGCTCGGCTCGAAACCGTTCCAGTATTTCGGCAGCATTTCCTACGGTTTTTATTTATGGCATTGGCCGCTGTTGGTGTTCTATTATGCCTACTTCAACACAGATACGGTAACCACTCCGGCAGGTCTTACCATACTCGGAATTACGTTCATCTTGTCCGTCCTGACGATTCGACTCGTCGAAAAGCCAGTACGCGAAATGCCGATCAAGCATTCGAAAAAACGCTTATCGAAAGTGCTGGTCGCTTTGATGACACCGGCGATTTTAATCGGCCTCTCGTGGGGCGTTTTCGTCCAGGCGAGCAGCAGCAATGACGAGCCGGTAACCATCGAAGACAATCCAGGCGCGCGCGCCGTATTGGAAAATATCCAGCCGGCGGAAGATGCGGAACTGCAGCCAGACTTCTTGTCGGCGAAAGAAGATTTGCCGACCTTCTACAGCAATAAAGATTGCTTCCTGACAGGCAGCGTCAGCTCCACGCTGAAAGAATGTTCGTTCGGCGTCACGGAAAATCCTGAACATGTCGTCGCACTCGTGGGCGGTTCGCATTCGGGGCATTGGTTCCCGGCACTTGAAGCTGTCGCAGAAGAGCTGAACATGCGCATCGATGTTTACAACAAAGATGCGTGCCGATTCTCAAGCGGCGATTTTGATGGCCAGCTGGATGACGCGTGCATGACCTGGAACGATAATTTGCAAGAACGCTTGATGGCAGAGCCGCCTGATTTGATCTTTACCACAGCAACGGTAAATTCAGGAGATACGGTGCCAAAAGGTTACATCAATAAATGGAAAGAATTCGAAGGCGTGGCGGAGATCTTTGCCGTGCGCGACAATCCGCGTATGAAAACCGATCCGACGATCTGCCTTGATGGTTCGAGCGTAGAAGAATGTTCGGTTGAGCGCAGTAAAGGCCTTGCGGATGTCGTGCCATGGGAAAACACGGAAGGCATTCCGGACAACGTCACGTTTGCCGATATGTCCGAGTATTTCTGTACAGACGATACGTGCCCGCCAGTTGTGGGCAATGTATTGGTATATCGCGATAAGCACCATTTAACGACGCTGTATTCGCAAACGATGGGGCCGGCATTGAAAGAACATCTCGAACCGGCTCTTGAAAATTTAAACTGA
- a CDS encoding copper resistance CopC family protein has translation MKKTLILLSILLVLPMTAHAHSVLESSTPAEGSIVDEALEQVVLDFSAGIEQGSDMTMTMDGTAVDFSEVAVMDDQLIGTPAQELEDGSYVVEYDVLSQDGHPIQGSLAFELQAGEEEAATEEPAEEATQEEQAEEATEATDDQEAEEAEAAESEETEASDMEQASSGEPEAPSEDAGSSMTLIIAGIAIILLISAVVLMRRKR, from the coding sequence ATGAAGAAGACATTGATTTTATTAAGTATCTTATTAGTTTTACCGATGACAGCACACGCTCATTCCGTGCTGGAATCGTCTACTCCAGCTGAAGGGTCTATCGTGGATGAGGCGCTGGAACAGGTAGTGCTCGATTTTAGTGCCGGCATTGAACAAGGCAGTGACATGACGATGACAATGGACGGGACCGCTGTCGACTTTAGTGAAGTGGCCGTAATGGACGATCAATTGATCGGTACACCGGCGCAAGAGTTGGAAGATGGTTCGTATGTCGTGGAATACGATGTGCTGAGTCAAGATGGCCATCCAATCCAAGGCTCCTTGGCTTTTGAGTTGCAGGCAGGCGAAGAAGAAGCGGCTACTGAAGAGCCGGCTGAAGAAGCGACGCAAGAAGAACAGGCTGAGGAAGCAACGGAAGCAACGGACGACCAGGAAGCCGAGGAAGCGGAAGCAGCGGAATCGGAGGAAACTGAAGCATCGGATATGGAGCAAGCGTCAAGCGGGGAACCTGAAGCTCCTTCAGAAGATGCGGGATCTAGCATGACCTTGATCATTGCAGGCATCGCCATTATCCTGTTGATCTCTGCCGTAGTGTTAATGCGTAGAAAACGATGA